A genome region from Bufo gargarizans isolate SCDJY-AF-19 chromosome 2, ASM1485885v1, whole genome shotgun sequence includes the following:
- the PHLDA1 gene encoding pleckstrin homology-like domain family A member 1 isoform X2: MLESSCKVVKEGLLEKRSDGLLQLWKKKRCLLTEEGLLLIPPKHLEQQQQPGSPAEPARIKELHFSNMKTVDCVERKGKYVYFTVVMAEGREIDFRCPQDEGWNAEITLQMVQYKNRQAILAVKSTRQKQQHLVQQHGHRIRSTSNSA; encoded by the coding sequence ATGTTGGAGAGCAGCTGTAAGGTGGTGAAGGAAGGACTTCTGGAGAAGAGGAGCGATGGCTTGCTGCAGCTGTGGAAGAAGAAGAGGTGCCTGCTGACCGAGGAAGGTCTTCTGCTCATCCCCCCCAAACAtctggagcagcagcagcagcctggcTCTCCAGCCGAGCCCGCCAGGATCAAGGAGCTGCATTTCTCCAACATGAAGACGGTGGACTGTGTGGAGAGGAAGGGCAAATACGTCTACTTCACAGTGGTCATGGCAGAGGGCCGGGAGATTGATTTCAGGTGTCCACAGGACGAGGGCTGGAATGCAGAGATCACATTGCAGATGGTGCAGTATAAGAACAGACAGGCTATTCTGGCTGTCAAGTCCAccaggcagaagcagcagcacctggtccagcagcatggccaccgcATCAGGAGCACCTCCAACTCTGCATAG
- the PHLDA1 gene encoding pleckstrin homology-like domain family A member 1 isoform X1, translated as MIPFQSLLSLWIALLKSSCTHPGLHRWHLGPSVSSMLESSCKVVKEGLLEKRSDGLLQLWKKKRCLLTEEGLLLIPPKHLEQQQQPGSPAEPARIKELHFSNMKTVDCVERKGKYVYFTVVMAEGREIDFRCPQDEGWNAEITLQMVQYKNRQAILAVKSTRQKQQHLVQQHGHRIRSTSNSA; from the coding sequence ATGATTCCTTTCCAGAGTCTGCTCTCGCTTTGGATCGCCCTGCTCAAGTCCTCCTGTACCCATCCAGGGCTTCACCGTTGGCACTTGGGTCCATCAGTAAGTAGCATGTTGGAGAGCAGCTGTAAGGTGGTGAAGGAAGGACTTCTGGAGAAGAGGAGCGATGGCTTGCTGCAGCTGTGGAAGAAGAAGAGGTGCCTGCTGACCGAGGAAGGTCTTCTGCTCATCCCCCCCAAACAtctggagcagcagcagcagcctggcTCTCCAGCCGAGCCCGCCAGGATCAAGGAGCTGCATTTCTCCAACATGAAGACGGTGGACTGTGTGGAGAGGAAGGGCAAATACGTCTACTTCACAGTGGTCATGGCAGAGGGCCGGGAGATTGATTTCAGGTGTCCACAGGACGAGGGCTGGAATGCAGAGATCACATTGCAGATGGTGCAGTATAAGAACAGACAGGCTATTCTGGCTGTCAAGTCCAccaggcagaagcagcagcacctggtccagcagcatggccaccgcATCAGGAGCACCTCCAACTCTGCATAG